DNA from Mucilaginibacter mallensis:
GCGTTTCATCGTTCAGAATTTCACCATTTTCCATAATGCCATCATGACCGTCGCTGCTATAAGGATCCATGGCCACATCTGTAACCACACATGCTTCAGGAAAATTCTTTTTTACCGCGCGGATGGCCCGCAGGTACAAGCTTTCATCGCGATAGCTTTCAGTAGCATATTTATCTTTCAGCGCCTCATCAATATTAGGAAACAAGTCGAAAGAATTTAAGCCTAGCTTTAAACAGCTCTCCACCTCGCGCAGCAAATTATCAATCGAATACCGGTAAATACCCGGCATTGATGACACTTCGCTTTTCTGATTTTCGCCCTCAATGATAAACAATGGGAATATCAAATTAGCCGCGCTAACATGCGTTTCCTGTACCATCTGGCGTATTACCTCACTTTTCCTGTTTCTTCGTGGTCTTTGTAGCATTTTTTTTAGTTCATTGGTTCACTGGTTCATTAGTTCATTGGTCTTAGCATCTGTATATGGCTTATACAAGCGATATCAGCGGACCTTTGCCCTGATTAACAATGAACGTTTGGTTCATTAGTTCATCGGTCTTAGCTCTTTTATACTGCTTGTATATTATACAAGCAACACCAATGAACTAATGAACCGGTGAACCAATGAACAATTATATCCCAAACACCGCCTCGGCCAGCCCGACTTCATCGGGTGAAAAAGGCAGTATGTATTTTACACCCATTTCATCAAATTTTTTGCCTGTTGATTTGCCTATCGCCACCACTTTTTGGTAGGGGTCGAGCAAATTCTCAGCAAAGTAGGCGTCAACGTTTGATGGGCTAGTAAATACCAGCACATCAGCACCCGATGCTTCTATTTCTTCTTCCATTACGGTTTCATAAACCGGCAGGTCGATGATCTTTGTATCAGCTGATAAGCCTTTTTGTATGCTCCGCATTGAGCCTTCGGCACATGGAAATAATACGGTTGTGCCATTAGCCAGTTCAGCAAATTGTTTAGCAACATCGGCAGCATCATTACCAGTACCTACATAATTGGTAAAATGCCCCTTACGGCGCAGCATTTCTTCCGATCCGCTACCCATTACCCCAAACTTTACATCCTTAGGGAAAAGTGGGTTCAGCTCAAAGAAATAATCTACCGCGTTTTTACTGGAGAAAAACACCCAGTCAATATGCTTTAATATATATGAATCGAACTTGGTTATCACCGGCACGGTACGGATCAGTGAATGCGCCTCGATAGTGATACCATGTTTTTCAATAGCTTTTCTGAAATAGCTTTGCTCTGAAAGATCGCGCGAAATGAATACGCTTTGCGGTAACTTGCGGTCCTTTGCAAATTTTGCTACCACCTTTTCGGCCAGACCTTCAGTAGTTTTTGATTCCATGAACAACCTGTCCGGAAATTCATCATCCTCATCAGCCTTTGAGGTAAATACCTGGAACATACCATCATCCTTATGGCAATAACAACCCAATGGTAAATGACAGCCGCCGCCGAAAAGCTTTAGCACCGTGCGTTCAACAGCTAACTCCTCGGCTACATCCGGATGGTTCAAGGGCTGCAAAGCCTCGAATAGTTCATGGTCGCTTTCTCGGATCTGTATAGCCATTACACCTTGCGCCGCGGCAGGTATCAGTTCAACCGGGGTTAGTTCCTCCACATGAAATTCGCTCAGATCGATACCTAAACGGGATACGCCTGCTTTTGCCAGCATAATAGCATCATAACTTTCGTTACGTAGTTTTTGAATACGTGTTGGCACGTTGCCGCGCAAATCCTGGATTTCCAGATCAGGGCGATAAGCCAGTAATTGTGCTTTGCGCCTGTTGGATGAGGTACCGACTGCCGCGCCAAATTTTAATGACAATTTTTGGCGCACATCAACACAATCCTTTAGTATCAATAATAATTCTGATGGGTCTTCGCGTTCAGATACCGCCGCAATGATCAATCCCGCAGGATTCTCAGTAGGCAGATCCTTATGCGAGTGAACCGCCAGGTCAATTTTACCGGCTAACAACTCTTCTTCTAACTCCTTGGTAAAAAAGCCCTTACCCTCCAGCTTATCAAAGCTGAGGTTAAGTATACGGTCGCCCTGGGTTTTAATAATTTTTAATTCAGCCGGAATATTAATAGCAGCGAGGCTATCCTTAATAAAATTAGCCTGCCATAAGGCTAGTTCGCTGCCGCGTGTTCCAATAATAAGAGTTCTGTCCAATGGGCTCATGTTTAGCACCGCAAATTTAACCTTTTGCGCCTATGAATATAATATTAATTGAGGATATGAAAATAGGCTGACTAATGAAAAAGTGAAAGTTATAGCATAAGATTCAAAATTTGAATCTTATGCTATAACTTTCTTCATATTGTGAGTGGGGTGTCATCCTGAGCGCTAGTCGAATGGTGAGCGTAGAGGCCTTTGCCCGCATACTTCGACTAACGCTCAGCATGACACCTTTTTTAATCTTCTTACAATTAAGGTTTGAAAGTCAGTGCTAGTGCAAAAGTAAATCTTATAATTTATTGCTACTTCACTTTCTTCTCACTCCTCACCCTATAAGTGTGCAATAAATTTTCGAGCGCTTTTTTATTAGTATCAAATTCATTAATGTTAACCTTTTCGCTGCCATCCGGGTAATTATATTGCAGGTAAGTGTTTGATGATTTGCCAGCTTGGATAGTTACTACTTCATCATCCGTTATATCTTTCCAGGCAACAAATCCTGCAGAAATAGTTTCGATGCCTTTATCGTTCAGTATGATCTGTGCATCCTTATTCATAGCTTTTTTATATTCGGTATAAATAAAATAACCGGCAAAAGCACATAACAATGCCGCGCCGATGTATTGCTTAATGATAAACAAATAGATACCCAGGCCCAGGCATAGCAACATCACAATGCACTGCACCAGTATTGCACTTTTTGAATAATAGATGGATGTTTCCGGTGGAACTGAAAGATCTTCCTCAAATACATCGTTCTGATTAAACTTATCCTGTAGCAATGCCCATTTATCCTTGTCAGCCGAGTTCCAGATCTCCGTCTTTTCCCAAAAGCTCCCTTCATTCCATATCAGCTGCGCTTCAACTGCTTTTCTTTGCAGTTCATGTACGTTCCTTACGTTATCAAAAGCCCATACCTTCCATTTGGTAACCATAAAGCTCCAGTACAGCCATGCCAGCAACAGTCCGGCTATAATGCCAATTATCATGTATGAAGCCGGGATCAAATTTTGGATGCTCAAATAAATACTCACACCTATTATCCCGAACATAATTACCATTACGGGGTAACTTATCATGCGGCGGCCGCGGCTTACGGCTTCATCTACTGTTACTGTTTCGTACATTGTGCTAAGGGTAATTTGTTAAATTAATGGAGCTATAAATCTATTTAAAAAGCACTAAAAACAAAAATAGCGGTGAGTTAAAATCTCATCGCTATTTACTATATATTGGGTTAAGAATTTTATTGCTGGCTGTTGATCAATATATCCTTGGCCATGATCATAGGCACGCTGATATATTTTTTCTCCATGTAATTGATCACTTTTTC
Protein-coding regions in this window:
- the hemC gene encoding hydroxymethylbilane synthase, translating into MSPLDRTLIIGTRGSELALWQANFIKDSLAAINIPAELKIIKTQGDRILNLSFDKLEGKGFFTKELEEELLAGKIDLAVHSHKDLPTENPAGLIIAAVSEREDPSELLLILKDCVDVRQKLSLKFGAAVGTSSNRRKAQLLAYRPDLEIQDLRGNVPTRIQKLRNESYDAIMLAKAGVSRLGIDLSEFHVEELTPVELIPAAAQGVMAIQIRESDHELFEALQPLNHPDVAEELAVERTVLKLFGGGCHLPLGCYCHKDDGMFQVFTSKADEDDEFPDRLFMESKTTEGLAEKVVAKFAKDRKLPQSVFISRDLSEQSYFRKAIEKHGITIEAHSLIRTVPVITKFDSYILKHIDWVFFSSKNAVDYFFELNPLFPKDVKFGVMGSGSEEMLRRKGHFTNYVGTGNDAADVAKQFAELANGTTVLFPCAEGSMRSIQKGLSADTKIIDLPVYETVMEEEIEASGADVLVFTSPSNVDAYFAENLLDPYQKVVAIGKSTGKKFDEMGVKYILPFSPDEVGLAEAVFGI